In Candidatus Methanomethylophilus alvi Mx1201, a genomic segment contains:
- a CDS encoding NifB/NifX family molybdenum-iron cluster-binding protein: MKIAATYENGEIFQHFGHTEQFKIYEVKNGKIVGSEVVGNDGLGHGALAGYLKSMGVEKLVCGGIGGGARQMLGGMGIEVYPGVSGNADEQVERLVSGTLDFDPETTCHHHDHHEGSCTCGRGSQ, encoded by the coding sequence ATGAAGATAGCTGCAACTTATGAAAACGGGGAGATCTTCCAACACTTCGGCCATACGGAGCAGTTCAAGATCTATGAAGTCAAGAACGGGAAGATCGTCGGATCCGAGGTCGTCGGCAACGACGGCCTGGGGCACGGGGCCCTCGCAGGGTATCTGAAATCCATGGGGGTAGAGAAACTGGTATGCGGAGGCATAGGGGGCGGAGCCCGCCAGATGCTCGGCGGCATGGGTATCGAAGTCTACCCGGGAGTCTCCGGCAATGCCGACGAACAGGTGGAAAGGCTCGTATCTGGTACATTGGATTTCGATCCGGAGACCACATGCCACCACCATGACCACCACGAAGGATCCTGTACCTGCGGCAGAGGGTCCCAATGA
- a CDS encoding methyltransferase, protein MPSGNIITEGSTRILVPEVHSTHGPGKINAGSVFFNEQMAFNRDVSVMLLRALQRPSMTVADAMTATGSRAVRIANEVPGTDVTANDFDENAIPYIEANIEINGLENCRASHSDMHCLFAENSYDYVDLDPFGSPSLFIQSAIRGCRKRAVLAVTATDTAPLAGAQTPKCRRRYQCEPIRGYMCHEGGLRILMCNIAREMGKFDMGMRPLLSFYADHYYRTYVEIVPGTKACDDMLAHLGYMRYDQKTLERDCVYEYDRDHRLGPFWLGPLFDKDLLGRMSSEGMAKQKKCDKMLDIWRNEIDSTPFVYDVSELSSFTKLSPPNMDVFIEKMNEVGPTSKTHFSPTSFVTELPLKDILEIYRENGNETPRD, encoded by the coding sequence ATGCCGTCAGGAAACATAATAACCGAGGGGAGTACTAGGATATTGGTCCCCGAGGTGCATTCCACCCATGGTCCCGGGAAGATCAACGCCGGGTCCGTATTCTTCAACGAACAGATGGCGTTCAACAGGGACGTCAGCGTCATGCTTCTGAGGGCGCTTCAAAGACCCAGCATGACCGTGGCCGATGCCATGACCGCCACCGGGTCGAGGGCGGTCAGGATCGCCAACGAGGTCCCGGGGACGGACGTCACCGCCAACGACTTCGACGAGAACGCCATACCTTATATCGAGGCCAACATAGAGATCAACGGCCTGGAGAACTGCCGTGCATCCCACTCCGACATGCACTGCCTTTTCGCCGAGAACAGCTACGACTACGTGGACTTGGACCCGTTCGGGTCGCCGTCCCTTTTCATACAGTCCGCCATACGCGGATGCCGCAAGCGCGCCGTCCTGGCCGTCACCGCCACCGATACGGCACCCCTCGCCGGGGCTCAGACCCCCAAATGCAGGCGCAGATACCAATGCGAGCCCATACGCGGATACATGTGCCACGAAGGGGGGCTCAGGATACTCATGTGCAACATAGCCCGCGAGATGGGGAAGTTCGACATGGGCATGCGTCCCCTGCTGTCGTTCTACGCCGACCACTACTACAGGACGTATGTGGAGATCGTCCCGGGGACCAAGGCCTGCGACGACATGCTGGCACATCTCGGATACATGCGTTACGACCAGAAGACCCTGGAGAGGGATTGCGTATACGAGTACGACCGCGACCACAGGCTGGGTCCGTTCTGGCTCGGACCCCTCTTCGACAAGGACCTCCTCGGAAGGATGTCCTCCGAGGGCATGGCCAAACAAAAGAAGTGCGATAAGATGCTGGACATCTGGAGGAACGAGATAGATTCCACCCCGTTCGTGTACGACGTGAGCGAGCTGTCGTCCTTCACGAAACTATCGCCTCCCAACATGGACGTGTTCATCGAGAAGATGAACGAGGTGGGGCCTACGTCCAAGACCCATTTCTCACCCACCTCCTTCGTTACGGAGCTGCCTCTGAAAGACATCCTGGAGATCTACCGCGAGAACGGTAACGAGACTCCGCGCGACTGA
- a CDS encoding NTPase, with translation MNEIKIGITGLPGSGKTYTLKRVIEMLGKDITVGGMIDEKITDGRHEIGINVCNLQTGEKVTFAKPGVESKITVGNLGVDLSLFESISIDAIKTACETCDVIVIDEVGKVEVESQAFVDAVKDALDVDKPMILTLHKKSRNPLLQDIRRRDDVRILEVTPTNRNLLPHKIMRLMNGENI, from the coding sequence GTGAACGAAATAAAGATTGGTATTACTGGACTTCCGGGCTCCGGTAAGACCTACACCTTGAAACGCGTTATAGAGATGCTCGGAAAAGACATTACGGTCGGCGGAATGATAGACGAGAAGATAACCGACGGAAGGCATGAGATCGGCATAAACGTCTGCAACCTCCAGACCGGAGAGAAGGTCACCTTTGCCAAACCGGGTGTCGAGAGCAAGATCACCGTGGGGAATCTCGGAGTGGACCTGTCCCTTTTTGAGTCCATATCCATCGACGCCATCAAGACCGCCTGCGAGACCTGCGACGTCATAGTCATCGACGAGGTCGGCAAGGTGGAGGTCGAGAGCCAGGCGTTCGTAGATGCAGTGAAGGACGCATTGGATGTCGACAAACCGATGATATTGACGCTCCATAAGAAATCCAGGAACCCCCTCCTGCAGGACATCAGAAGGAGGGACGATGTGAGGATCCTAGAGGTCACCCCCACCAACAGGAACCTTCTTCCGCACAAGATCATGCGCCTGATGAACGGTGAAAACATTTGA
- a CDS encoding UbiD family decarboxylase, whose protein sequence is MTIDLEGAKEVRETIDPDNYDATRYMQGDQETTFLFSDLNGGRAAGNVYSTREKIAKAMGIERDGLVMHIMDAMASPCDTEEVQDPAFGFQELPLDLTKLPIVKYFPKDAGRYISAGVVISEYGGRRNASYHRMLIRDKDSIGIRLVPRHTFTLYNEARKNGEDLKVAICIGAPAEVMVSAALSVDFGTDELTIASSMYRKGHGTPLKVAKCGNGLTVPADCEYVLEGRITSETAPEGPFVDIAGTYDEIREQPIVKIERIWAKKDPVFQLLLPGGFEHFLLMGVPREPIIFKTVRQAVPRVKNVRLTEGGCCWLNGVVSIAKNKEGDGVNAIMAAFTGHTSMKSVIVVDDDIDIFDDREVEWAVATRMQADKIIRIPGAAGSSLDPSAHGTTWKVGYDATLPLNCDRAPFVKATVPEKK, encoded by the coding sequence ATGACAATCGATCTCGAAGGGGCGAAAGAGGTCAGGGAGACCATCGACCCGGACAACTACGATGCTACGCGCTACATGCAGGGCGATCAGGAGACAACATTCCTTTTCAGCGACCTCAACGGAGGCAGGGCCGCAGGCAACGTCTATTCCACCAGGGAGAAGATCGCGAAGGCCATGGGTATCGAGAGGGACGGACTGGTCATGCACATCATGGATGCCATGGCGTCCCCCTGCGACACGGAGGAGGTCCAAGACCCGGCCTTCGGATTCCAGGAGCTTCCTCTGGACCTTACGAAACTCCCCATCGTGAAGTACTTCCCGAAGGATGCCGGCAGATACATATCGGCCGGGGTCGTCATATCGGAGTACGGCGGGAGGAGGAACGCCTCCTACCACAGGATGCTGATCAGAGACAAGGATTCCATAGGGATCAGGCTGGTTCCGAGGCATACTTTCACCCTCTACAACGAGGCCAGGAAGAACGGGGAGGATCTGAAGGTCGCCATATGCATAGGTGCCCCCGCAGAGGTCATGGTATCGGCGGCCCTGTCCGTCGATTTCGGCACCGACGAGCTCACCATCGCCTCCTCCATGTACAGAAAAGGCCACGGGACCCCCCTCAAGGTGGCCAAGTGCGGCAACGGCCTCACCGTCCCTGCGGATTGCGAGTATGTCCTGGAAGGCAGGATAACCTCGGAGACCGCCCCCGAGGGTCCGTTCGTGGACATCGCAGGGACATATGACGAGATAAGGGAGCAGCCAATAGTCAAGATAGAGAGGATCTGGGCCAAGAAGGACCCCGTCTTCCAGCTCCTCCTGCCCGGAGGATTCGAGCATTTCCTCCTCATGGGGGTCCCCAGGGAGCCTATCATCTTCAAGACCGTGAGGCAGGCGGTGCCCCGTGTGAAGAACGTCCGTCTCACGGAAGGGGGCTGCTGTTGGCTCAACGGGGTCGTCTCCATCGCCAAGAACAAGGAGGGCGACGGGGTGAACGCCATCATGGCCGCCTTCACCGGACATACGTCCATGAAGAGCGTCATAGTCGTCGACGACGACATCGACATCTTCGACGACCGTGAGGTCGAATGGGCCGTGGCCACCAGGATGCAGGCGGATAAGATCATAAGGATCCCAGGTGCGGCGGGATCATCTTTGGACCCTTCCGCACACGGGACTACCTGGAAGGTCGGTTACGACGCCACCCTCCCCCTGAACTGCGACAGGGCCCCCTTCGTGAAGGCCACCGTCCCAGAGAAGAAATGA
- a CDS encoding zinc ribbon domain-containing protein, producing the protein MAYCPKCGTLLSPSDRFCPKCGTPNDGSAYGGTGCGTSGTYSPPVNDGSLDTVAMLTLLWGLLAIAIGLGLTSMVFVADMEAGMYMLVLMSGLILSGLFSLITSIKAKNRTDYNVCIWCCVLSSICAIASVICFIVGIIICFQISSKRSCFKS; encoded by the coding sequence ATGGCATACTGTCCCAAGTGCGGAACACTCCTCAGTCCCAGCGACAGGTTCTGTCCCAAGTGCGGAACCCCTAACGACGGGAGCGCCTACGGAGGTACCGGGTGCGGGACTTCCGGCACCTATTCCCCTCCCGTGAACGACGGAAGCCTCGACACCGTGGCCATGCTGACCCTTCTCTGGGGACTTCTGGCAATCGCCATCGGACTGGGACTCACATCCATGGTCTTCGTAGCGGACATGGAGGCTGGAATGTATATGCTCGTCCTGATGAGCGGACTCATCCTCTCCGGACTGTTCTCCCTCATCACCTCCATCAAGGCGAAGAACAGGACCGACTACAACGTCTGCATATGGTGCTGCGTATTGTCGTCCATCTGCGCGATCGCGAGCGTCATCTGCTTCATCGTCGGGATCATCATCTGCTTCCAGATATCCAGCAAGAGAAGCTGCTTCAAATCCTGA
- a CDS encoding dihydroneopterin aldolase family protein: MPGDRETLADSRFRCNDRERACFEAGIKMATIYHQFVGTPFCERNVGDLEKTIAECIKVQPYVRDAEVSIRRGCGDKEDQYSYTSLTGDMIDATVVVELGGASVKAVMRYDAELGYPLMYIEDIQ; encoded by the coding sequence ATGCCCGGCGACAGGGAGACTCTTGCGGATTCGAGGTTCAGATGCAACGACAGGGAACGTGCCTGTTTCGAAGCCGGCATAAAGATGGCCACCATATACCACCAGTTCGTCGGTACCCCCTTCTGCGAGAGGAACGTCGGCGACCTGGAGAAGACCATCGCCGAATGCATAAAGGTCCAACCTTACGTCCGCGATGCGGAGGTTTCGATACGCAGGGGATGCGGCGACAAGGAGGACCAATACTCGTACACGTCCCTCACAGGGGACATGATCGATGCGACGGTGGTCGTGGAGTTGGGCGGCGCCTCGGTGAAAGCGGTCATGAGGTACGATGCCGAGCTCGGATACCCCCTAATGTACATCGAAGACATCCAGTAA
- a CDS encoding adenylosuccinate synthase, whose translation MPSLAVIGSQWGDEGKGKIIDYLDEKADLIVRFQGGNNAGHTIVVGDKVFKLHGLPSGVVRPGKLAVIGNGTVVNMEELLDEIAHVEEAGGSIDGLRISDRAALIMNYHKKLDGAEEKYRGKKPVGTTKKGIGPTYQDKIARIGFRAGDLLEEDTLKEKISMLLPYKKDLMAMMGAEECCCTPESLLEKMNGWGMKLGKYICDTSVLINESLDEGKNVLFEGAQGAMLDIDHGTYPFVTSSATMAGGICTGAGIAPNRLGGVMGVVKAYTTRVGEGPFVTELKGEEEAELQKKGGEFGVTTGRGRRCGWLDLVVVNHANMLCGFNSIAITKIDVLNDYDVLPVCTEYEIDGKRTKHFPGSIKQLERAKPIYTELKGWKGWDDTESVVKGGYDNLPKEMKDYIEFIEKELKTPVDIVSIGPDRDQTIDRRKDWWN comes from the coding sequence ATGCCTAGCCTAGCTGTCATCGGGTCCCAGTGGGGAGACGAAGGTAAAGGAAAGATCATCGACTATCTCGACGAGAAGGCGGATCTCATCGTCCGTTTCCAAGGCGGCAACAATGCCGGACACACCATCGTCGTCGGAGACAAGGTTTTCAAACTCCACGGATTGCCGTCCGGGGTCGTAAGGCCGGGCAAGCTCGCCGTCATCGGAAACGGGACCGTGGTCAACATGGAGGAACTCCTCGACGAGATCGCCCATGTGGAAGAGGCCGGAGGGAGTATTGACGGTCTCAGGATCTCCGACAGGGCCGCCCTCATCATGAACTATCACAAGAAACTCGACGGTGCGGAGGAGAAATACCGCGGCAAGAAACCCGTCGGCACCACCAAGAAAGGGATCGGACCGACATACCAGGACAAGATCGCCAGGATCGGATTCCGTGCCGGCGACCTCCTGGAGGAGGACACCCTGAAGGAGAAGATATCCATGCTCCTCCCTTACAAGAAGGACCTCATGGCCATGATGGGCGCCGAGGAGTGCTGCTGCACCCCGGAGTCCCTCCTGGAGAAGATGAACGGATGGGGGATGAAGCTCGGCAAATACATCTGCGACACCTCTGTCCTCATCAACGAGTCCCTGGACGAGGGAAAGAACGTACTTTTCGAAGGCGCCCAGGGAGCAATGCTCGACATCGACCACGGGACGTATCCGTTCGTGACCTCCTCCGCCACCATGGCCGGCGGCATCTGCACCGGGGCCGGCATCGCCCCCAACAGACTCGGCGGCGTGATGGGTGTCGTGAAGGCCTACACCACCCGTGTCGGCGAGGGTCCGTTCGTTACGGAACTGAAAGGAGAGGAGGAGGCGGAACTCCAGAAGAAGGGCGGGGAGTTCGGCGTCACCACCGGCAGGGGAAGGAGGTGCGGATGGCTCGACCTCGTCGTCGTCAACCACGCCAACATGCTCTGCGGATTCAACAGCATCGCCATCACCAAGATCGACGTACTGAACGACTACGACGTGCTCCCTGTGTGCACGGAGTACGAGATAGACGGCAAGAGGACCAAACACTTCCCCGGATCCATCAAACAGTTGGAGAGGGCGAAACCCATCTACACCGAATTGAAAGGGTGGAAAGGATGGGACGACACCGAGTCCGTCGTCAAGGGAGGATACGACAACCTCCCGAAGGAGATGAAGGACTACATCGAATTCATCGAGAAGGAACTGAAGACTCCCGTCGACATCGTCAGCATCGGACCCGACAGGGACCAGACGATCGACAGGAGAAAGGATTGGTGGAACTGA
- a CDS encoding NifB/NifX family molybdenum-iron cluster-binding protein yields the protein MRIAVSYDEGEVSRHFGSSDRFKLYETDDKDVVDTRIIENPARGHDAVIDVLAPYSINAVISGSVCTAGARRMESMGITVYSGIKGDADGKVKELLEGKLLSDREKMSRSDISIM from the coding sequence ATGAGGATCGCCGTCAGCTATGATGAAGGGGAGGTATCCCGCCACTTCGGAAGCTCGGACAGATTCAAACTGTACGAAACGGACGACAAGGATGTCGTCGACACCCGCATCATAGAGAATCCGGCACGCGGACACGATGCCGTCATAGACGTCCTCGCCCCCTATTCCATCAATGCGGTGATAAGCGGTTCGGTATGCACCGCCGGTGCACGCAGGATGGAGAGCATGGGCATAACCGTGTACTCGGGCATCAAAGGGGATGCGGACGGGAAAGTGAAAGAACTCCTGGAGGGAAAGTTGCTTTCCGACAGGGAGAAGATGTCGAGAAGCGACATCTCCATCATGTGA